In Ogataea parapolymorpha DL-1 chromosome I, whole genome shotgun sequence, the following are encoded in one genomic region:
- a CDS encoding anaphase-promoting complex component — translation MSTNSPNTSTLTISPLITNKRSKDYFQTPPNLLGQTVNPQQNAHHRVFSSPNVSKSVNSKLSTLTSKDDDEETPLTQADKLRLWRHDALMQHHYNTAIYIGDKVLSLTGDPNDAFWLAQVHFANGNYQIARNLLSGPHFEESVSCRYLAGLCLVKLEKYDEALDVIGEVNPFKTDHSVKNPDGGVKLEASMCYLRGLAYSKQNNFDRAKECYKEAVLVDVKCFEAFNELISNHLMSPDEEWELLSELNFDDADNNNELVKLLYTTRLNKYKNVATFEEAEQRLKEEYSLGENLDVLLSRADLLFIQCKFQQCLDLCEQIIKHDELNLSVLPNYLSCLHELGGKNRLFLMAHKLAENYPNHHITWLAIGIYYFSIKKTNEARVFFSKASMINPNFGPAWIGFSHTFAAEGEHEQAISAYATASRLFPGIHLPNLFLGMQYLQMNNLTLSQEYLMSAYSICPNDPLLLNELGVLHYRRVQLAKAESFFQKALTAASTLDSNAKAWSSIHCNLGHVYRRLNMLDKSLSHFNKVLRISRKDVNIYSAIGLLYLKMGKISKAIETLHVALSIQPNDPIALDLLNKALESNLHINNKQLLDEPLPQRSAFQTPISKPSRNLKFIGEDNKRDLDMIAEDLKQGEDSSDDDDAVMEIESE, via the coding sequence atgtccacaaacagccCCAACACGTCGACGCTGACGATCTCGCCGCTCATAACCAACAAAAGGTCCAAGGACTACTTCCAAACACCGCCCAACCTGCTTGGCCAAACCGTCAACCCGCAGCAGAATGCCCATCACCGGGTGTTCTCGTCCCCCAACGTGTCCAAGTCAGTCAACAGCAAACTCAGCACGCTGACCAgcaaggacgacgacgaggagacgCCGCTCACACAGGCCGACAAGCTGCGGCTGTGGCGCCACGATGCCCTGATGCAGCACCACTACAACACAGCGATATATATCGGAGACAAGGTTCTGTCGCTGACTGGCGACCCGAATGACGCCTTCTGGCTCGCGCAGGTGCATTTCGCCAACGGAAACTACCAGATTGCACGCAATTTGCTGTCAGGCCCGCACTTTGAGGAGTCGGTGAGCTGCAGATACTTAGCGGGCCTGTGTCTGGtcaagctcgaaaagtACGACGAGGCGCTGGACGTCATTGGCGAGGTCAATCCGTTCAAGACAGACCACTCGGTGAAAAATCCGGACGGCGGCGTGAAGCTAGAGGCGTCGATGTGCTACTTGCGTGGGCTCGCGTACAGCAAACAGAATAATTTCGATAGGGCCAAGGAGTGCTACAAAGAGGCGGTGTTGGTGGACGTGAAGTGTTTTGAGGCGTTCAATGAGCTCATAAGCAACCATCTGATGTCACCTGACGAGGAGTGGGAGCTCCTGAGCGAACTGAACTTCGACGACgcagacaacaacaacGAGCTCGTGAAGTTGCTCTATACGACGCGGCTCAACAAGTACAAGAACGTGGCCACAttcgaggaggccgagcaGCGGCTCAAGGAAGAGTACAGTTTGGGCGAGAACCTGGATGTTTTGCTCAGCCGTGCTGACCTGCTGTTCATTCAGTGCAAGTTCCAGCAGTGTCTCGACCTATGCGAGCAGATCATCAAACACGACGAGTTGAACCTCTCTGTGCTCCCTAACTATCTCAGCTGTCTGCATGAGCTTGGAGGAAAAAACAGACTGTTCCTTATGGCTCACAAGCTGGCAGAAAACTACCCTAATCACCATATCACATGGCTGGCCATTGGTATCTACTATTTTTCAATCAAGAAGACCAACGAGGCACGAGTCTTCTTTTCTAAAGCCTCAATGATCAACCCCAACTTTGGGCCGGCGTGGATCGGCTTTTCGCACACGTTTGCTGCAGAGGGAGAGCACGAACAGGCGATTAGTGCCTACGCCACCGCGTCGCGTCTGTTCCCCGGCATCCACCTTCCTAACCTGTTTCTGGGCATGCAATATTTGCAGATGAACAACCTTACGCTGTCGCAAGAATACCTCATGTCGGCGTACTCAATCTGCCCAAACGACCCATTActgctcaacgagctcgGCGTGTTGCACTACCGGCGCGtgcagctggccaaggcCGAGAgtttcttccaaaaagcGCTCACCGCTGCCAGTACGCTGGACTCGAACGCCAAGGCATGGTCGTCGATTCATTGCAACCTGGGTCACGTGTACAGACGGCTGAACATGCTGGATAAGTCGCTTAGCCATTTCAACAAGGTATTGCGCATTTCGCGAAAGGATGTCAACATTTACTCTGCGATCGGGCTGCTTTATCTCAAGATGGGCAAGATTTCGAAGGCGATCGAGACGCTGCACGTGGCGCTGTCGATCCAACCCAACGACCCGATCGCGCTGGATCTGCTGAACAAGGCGCTCGAAAGCAATCTGcacatcaacaacaaacagctgctggacgagccgCTACCGCAGAGATCTGCGTTCCAGACACCGATCAGCAAGCCCAGCAGAAACCTCAAATTCATTGGCGAAGACAACAAGAGAGATCTGGACATGATCGCCGAGGACTTGAAACAGGGGGAGGACTCGAgcgatgacgacgacgcggTGATGGAGATAGAAAGTGAATGA
- a CDS encoding Saccharopine dehydrogenase [NAD(+), L-lysine-forming] yields MAKVILHLRAETKPLEARAALTPSTTKELLDTGDFEIYVEKSSQSIFDWREYEQAGAHIVEEGSWVDAPKDRIILGLKELPEESFPLVHEHIQFAHCYKDQAGWKDVLSRFPAGNGVLYDLEFLENDQGRRVAAFGFYAGFAGAALGVEDWAFKQTHPDSEDLGGVSPYPNEAALVADVKKMLDEGVAKAGRKPTVLIIGALGRCGSGAIDLCRKVGIPDENIIKWDMAETAKGGPFKEIVDADIFVNCIYLSKPIPPFCNLETLNDENRKLRTIVDVSADTTNPHNPIPVYTVATVFNEPTVRVDTTKGPKLSVISIDHLPSLLPREASEFFVRDLLPSLKQLPQRDTAPVWTRAKALFDKHVARLNSQ; encoded by the coding sequence ATGGCCAAAGTCATTCTTCATTTGAGAGCAGAAACAAAGCCACTGGAGGCCAGAGCCGCCCTCACGCCTTCCACCACAAAGGAGCTGTTGGACACCGGCGATTTCGAGATCTACGTCGAAAAGTCGTCTCAGTCCATCTTCGACTGGAGGGAGTACGAGCAGGCAGGAGCCCATATCGTCGAAGAGGGTTCATGGGTCGATGCCCCTAAGGATAGAATTATTCTTGGTTTGAAGGAGCTGCCAGAGGAGTCGTTCCCATTGGTTCACGAACACATTCAGTTCGCCCACTGCTACAAAGACCAGGCAGGCTGGAAAGACGTTCTGTCCAGATTCCCTGCCGGAAACGGTGTTCTGTACGACCTCgagttcttggagaacgacCAGGGTAGACGTGTTGCCGCTTTTGGTTTTTACGCTGGCTTTGCAGGCGCAGCTTTGGGCGTGGAGGACTGGGCTTTTAAGCAGACTCACCCAGACTCTGAGGATCTCGGCGGTGTGAGCCCATACCCGAACGAGGCTGCGCTTGTGGCCGATGTCAAGAAGATGCTCGACGAGGGCGTCGCCAAGGCGGGCAGAAAACCTACAGTTTTAATCATTGGCGCTCTGGGCAGATGTGGTTCGGGAGCCATCGACCTATGCCGCAAAGTTGGCATTCCAGACGAAAATATCATCAAGTGGGACATGGCAGAGACTGCAAAGGGCGGACCATTCAAAGAGATTGTCGACGCAGACATTTTTGTCAACTGTATCTACCTTTCCAAGCCAATTCCTCCATTCTGCAACCTTGAGACCctgaacgacgagaacagAAAGCTGAGAACCATCGTCGACGTCTCGGCTGACACCACTAACCCACACAACCCTATCCCTGTGTACACGGTGGCTACGGTGTTCAACGAGCCTACTGTCCGGGTCGACACGACCAAGGGCCCTAAACTCTCGGTGATCAGCATAGACCATCTGCCTTCGCTGCTCCCAAGAGAAGCGTCCGAGTTTTTTGTCCGCGACCTGCTCCCTTCGCTGAAACAGCTGCCTCAGAGAGACACTGCGCCGGTTTGGACACGTGCCAAGGCGCTGTTCGACAAACACGTCGCCAGATTGAACAGTCAATAG
- a CDS encoding Protein MAK11: protein MTVFRIITGSYEHTLLCVSVTLPDEKNSQPLFQPIFHFQAHSLSIRALDIAKRYLVSGSNDEHIKIYDLQKRKELGTLLQHQGSITKLVFSNDFDEKSEYLTHKNGKWLLSAAEDGKIVIWRTKDWEQFGILKGHTARVNDLAIHPSGRVAISVSDDKTVRLWNLMTAKKASAMKLKGVFTHGQSPNLVRFSSDGEFFVVGLLNRLMVYQTREAKIVAIFQLKQTLMQLDFLLLDGKEYLVLANGNGTIQFYDIAQITQGNEETEPLENPEFELQGHANRVKDFSIYTERKDNDTKSYLVSISSDGKIVVWDLSVRDQVAVYDTGERLNVVATVNESVEKALKPRYDPLQKEVESEYESDGEVVVRREDRKKIKKRQKKLLKVERE from the coding sequence atgACCGTATTTCGCATCATCACAGGTTCATACGAGCACACATTGCTGTGTGTATCGGTGACGCTTCCCGATGAGAAAAACAGCCAGCCGCTATTCCAACCGATTTTCCACTTCCAAGCGCATTCACTCTCGATCAGGGCTCTCGATATTGCCAAAAGATATCTTGTTTCGGGGTCTAACGACGAGCACATCAAGATCTACGATTTACAGAAAAGAAAGGAGCTCGGCACGTTGCTACAACACCAGGGATCGATCACCAAACTTGTTTTCTCGAATGACTTCGACGAAAAGTCTGAGTATCTGACCCACAAGAATGGCAAATGGCTACTGAGCGCAGCAGAGGACGGCAAGATTGTGATTTGGCGGACCAAAGACTGGGAGCAATTTGGAATTCTAAAGGGCCACACGGCAAGAGTGAACGATCTGGCCATCCACCCATCAGGACGCGTGGCCATCTCTGTGAGCGACGACAAGACGGTTCGACTGTGGAATTTAATGACCGCCAAAAAGGCGTCTGCGATGAAGCTCAAGGGGGTCTTCACGCACGGCCAATCGCCTAATCTGGTCCgtttcagcagcgacgGCGAGTTTTTCGTTGTTGGGCTGCTCAATAGATTGATGGTGTACCAAACTAGAGAGGCCAAAATCGTGGCTATTTTCCAGCTGAAGCAGACGCTGATGCAATTAGATTTTTTATTGCTGGATGGCAAGGAGTATCTCGTTCTAGCGAATGGAAACGGTACGATACAGTTCTACGATATTGCACAAATCACGCAGGGAAACGAGGAGACAGAGCCACTTGAGAACCCTGAGTTCGAGCTGCAGGGCCACGCGAACCGGGTCAAGGACTTCTCCATCTACACAGAGAGAAAAGATAACGATACAAAGTCGTATCTGGTGTCAATTTCATcggacggcaagatcgTCGTCTGGGACCTGAGCGTCCGAGACCAGGTGGCCGTTTATGATACTGGAGAGCGGCTGAACGTTGTTGCTACCGTCAACGAGAGCGTTGAGAAAGCACTTAAACCGCGCTACGATCCGCTGCAAAAAGAGGTGGAAAGCGAATACGAGAGCGACGGAGAAGTGGTTGTGCGTCGCGAGGAcaggaaaaagatcaagaaaCGGCAGaaaaaactgctcaaggTGGAACGGGAgtaa